Proteins from one Oncorhynchus keta strain PuntledgeMale-10-30-2019 unplaced genomic scaffold, Oket_V2 Un_contig_14158_pilon_pilon, whole genome shotgun sequence genomic window:
- the LOC118373328 gene encoding unconventional myosin-Ie-like yields the protein SWAAREDRFADVVAKYDRRFRTVKRDLILTPKFLYLIGREKVKQGPDKGQIHEVLKRQIEVEKIQSVSLSTLQDDFFIIHEEHYDSVLQCIFKTEFLSLLYKRYDEKTQRKLPLKFNNLLEFKVKKGGWGPFSAAGSRQIQFQPGQGEEAVVKPSSKVLIVTIGPGLPKNSRPTRRDNRKSRYMGNQTPGSGQQSQGAPRGRGRGGGGGQRGGPPSSRVSLLRRQSSMEQPTLPRQQRSRQTNNHSNNQSQADTAFMNVPDQGVAGVHRRRSKEVKPSPGAGRPKPAPKPKPRAPECRRCMLTTPRTLMS from the exons ACTGTGAAGCGTGACCTCATCCTGACCCCTAAGTTCCTGTATCTGATTGGTCGTGAGAAGGTGAAGCAGGGACCAGATAAGGGACAGATCCACGAGGTTCTGAAGAGACAGATAGAAGTGGAGAAGattcagtcagtctctctcag tACCCTGCAGGATGACTTCTTCATCATCCACGAGGAGCATTACGACAGTGTCCTTCAGTGCATCTTCAAGACGGAGTTCCTCAGTCTGCTCTACAAACGTTATGATGAGAAGACCCAGAGGAAGCTACCGCTCAAGTTCAACAACCT ACTGGAGTTTAAGGTGAAGAAGGGAGGTTGGGGGCCGTTCTCAGCTGCTGGCTCCAGGCAGATCCAGTTCCAGCCGGGCCAAGGAGAAGAGGCGGTTGTGAAGCCCAGCAGCAAGGTCCTCATAGTCACCATCGGACCCGGGCTCCCAAAGAACTCCA GACCGACCCGCAGGGACAACAGGAAAAGTCGCTACATGGGAAACCAGACTCCAGGCTCAGGACAGCAGTCACAAG GTGCCCCCAGGGGCAGAGGCCGAGGTGGGGGTGGTGGTCAGCGGGGTGGGCCACCCTCGTCCAGGGTCTCTCTGCTCCGCCGGCAGTCCAGTATGGAGCAGCCTACACTACCCCGACAACAGAGGTCCCGGCAGACCAACAACCACTCCAACAACCAGAGCCAGGCAGACACCGCTTTCATGAACGTGCCTGACCAGGGAGTGGCTGG TGTTCATCGTAGACGCTCGAAGGAGGTCAAGCCTTCCCCAGGAGCGGGCCGCCCCAAGCCTGCCCCCAAGCCCAAGCCTCGCGCCCCAGAATGCCGGCGCTGTATGCTTACGACGCCCAGGACACTGATGAGCTGA